The sequence TATTGCGAGGATGCCAGTCGGTCATGTGAGTTTTGCTGTTTGCTTGTTGGAAACAGCTGACAAGTCTCATcacaagcaacaaaaaaaaaaaacatgaggatgCTGAAGTGCAGTCTGAAAAACAAACCCTAAAAATAATCATATTTAGCCAATTATTGTCTTCCTCGATGTTTACggcttttctttgtaaaagcGCATGCACGCATCCTTTTAGCAGGCCAGTGTATCCATCTCATAGTTACAACAGGGCCAAAAAGAAAGTGCCCCAGATTGTGTCCACATCTTCTCAGTTTGCAACCATCTTTGTGGTTTGGGTTTATAGCATAGTAGCCAACCGAGGGAAGTATTACTTCCACACCACACACTGACACTGCAGATATGTTTCCAACTTTGATTCGCTCGGTTGACGTAATGAGAATCCCGCCCTCTGTCTCATTCAAGATACACTCAAAAACCTTCTGAACTAAAAAGGTTTAGAAGGCCTTGTTTCACTTCAGAGGAGTGAAAGCTGTTACGTCTCCAACTGCTGTGCATTTaggaaaaagcaaaacaaaacactaaGGTATATTAATGACTGTGCAACTGGTGAAATCTCCTCTGAAATACAATGTGAGCAGGGATTTATAAAGTCTATATGGAAACCTAATTGGATTTTTAGTTCATGTCATCCTAACTCAAAGCAGACTTGGATGAGACTGCTTTAACATAATATCTGCAGCAGATAAGACCTTCGGTGGAAATGTGGGTGCCTTTGGATTTAATACAATTTGTCATTCTTTTCTCTAAAACATCAAAGACATTTGTTTTGCTACAATAATCCCAACTAAAAGTGGTTGGAATTATCTTAAAATGAAACTGTATACTCCACGATCACACCTCACCTGAGCTATGGGTACATGCTTAGCCAGTTTGCTGACCACTGTCCTGGGAATAACATCCCCCAGGTCGATCTGCGTGTAGACGCTGTAAGCGTCTGGGAGCAGATCGGCTGTCATGATTCGTCCAACACGCAGGTCCAGGCGAGACACGTCCACCGTGGCGTCCTTTGGTCCGAGTCCTGCCTGCTTCTTTGACGTCTTCTGCCCTGCTGGCATCAAAGTAGGGCGGAGAGCGACATATCAGTTGAGCAacaaaaatctttttttgcAGCGGATTGGCTCTGCGTTCCTATTCTGAAAAACTGACACTTTAAACTAATCAGTGTTAAGAAGTTTGGCTGAAGCAATGATGGATTAGGAAACAACAAGGCTTAGCTTTGTGAGGCAACCAATGTCACACTGAAATTAGTctgatttaatcattttcttagTGCAAGTTGTTATGTCAAGTGATTTGGTTTGAGTCTGAGTAACGGGGCCAGATGTGAACAACACTAATGCTTtgcaatggggggggggggcaatatTAGTGTTGAACAATCACAGATATTTGTTCATATTGACGAGTATACGTTGACGTTCACCAGAATTTGCCCAGTTGGGTACATTCAGGATATAGGATAGACTACCATTACTTCACTGTATTTTCTTAATGATAAGTTagtttagggtgggacggtgatgtggtggtcagcactgtCATCTCACAGCAAGCAcaccatgcatgttaggttctaAATTGGCATATGGTGTGAGAGTGAGCATGAGTGGTtatttgtcttgtttgtttgtttctgctggCCCTGTGATGTAcaggcaacctgtccagggtggacCCCACCTCTGCCAGCTCGTATAGGTTTCAGTGACCCCCAAGTAGGACTAAAAACGGTATGAAATATGAACccttttattactttatttattaCTGCATTGGGATGAGTTGAGTCTGGTCTGACCTGGAGCACGACAAACTGTAAAAAtgctatagaaaaaaaaacgtgtcgATTAAACTTGTCTGTATTACTTTATAAAGAGACGCCTCTTTAAATATAAACGATGGGGAATGGACTAAATCTTTCTTTACTgactgttttacattttcctctTATTTTTCCCACTACATACTGGTTTGTTATTTAATGTAAAACTTACAGAAGCTGTAGTTAATTACGACCCCCCTCCCCTTATCTAAGTTTAATGCCCTGTGTTGCCATGGCCAATATGGCGGACCCATTGACGTACCGCAGCAACGGACAATACGATGTATATGTCTGCataggtgtgtatgtgtgacatTGGAAAAAGGCCAAAAGTATTAGGACTCAAATCTCATGGATGCACCTTTGGGCTTGTCGTTTGATGACACCGGGCCGCGGAAGCCCATGTCGTGTAGCTCCCTGCGGACAGTACTGCAGCTCACATTGGCCCCCGAGGCCGTCTGAAACTCGGTAGCGATTGCTTTGATGGAGGGCAGACACTTTTCCTGCGCTACTTTCTCGAGCAACTGTCGGTGCTCCTCCTTGAGCTTGTGGGGTCGGCCGCTCCGGGGCAGAGCCGTCGTTATCCCTCCGCGTTTCCACCTGAGAATCACGGCGCTCACAGTGGACCGTGGGAGGTTCAGCAGGGCAGCAATCTCACGGACAGACTTCTTACACAGGTGACATCCCACCACGTTGCCGCGCTGAAACTCACTGAGCTCCTCGCCGCGACCCATCTTCTCACAAATATCGGCCTGCATTGATGCGTCCCCTTCTCCAATTTTATggagttttttttcctatttcttcttctgtgactTCTCTTTTTGCCTTAAATGCCAGTGTAAAAAACTAACATATATTACTGCCCTCCACAGGATGGAAAACGAATTACAACTGTAACAATTGAGGACGTGTTCACTTTTATAAGTAGTTTcctcaaaaaacaaaataaaacaaagagtaAAATTATCCGAAAACCTTCCATATGTCTGGTATTTCCATTAttagatatgttttttttatcaacaaatGAAATATATACAACCCCTTTTTGAACAAAAAAGGTTGTGACTGTTTGTGACTAAAAACTGAATGCAACAACCAGTAAGATACTTCAGCTTGATATTAAATTGAAAAtagttcaaaagaaaagaatacaAAAATTAAAATACATCGTCTTTGTACATTCCTGCAATTTTCAATTAAACTTCAGCACCACAGTTAGACAGGGGCAAGAAAACtggaaaggaaaaggaaatcCTTGAGGAACAACAAGTAAGCTTGATTGGAAACAGGTCTGGTACAGGATTGGGACAAATCATTTTCAATTTTTCTGAACACAAAATCACAAAGAATTTGGAATCTTCAGCATTTAATGTAGCTAACGTGATATTATTGGAATATTCAGATCATCCAGAAACAGTGGCAGAGACCAACATTGGATAACTTCAGATGCTCAAGCAGTACTGTAGAAaaaaatataatgaaataaaGATGTAAAAAGCAGACACGATGCTGAAAGTGACTATCAAATAGCTTTCAGACCCAAGTTTCCCAAGATGATGGGTTTTCCATAGAGCCAAACCACCTTTTGTATCGTGAAAGTGCCCACTGAAAACAAGAGGATCATAAGctcagaaaacaacaaaaaaccttAAATTGTTCAGCAGCTGAAATTCTTCTTCATGCAGGAATGAGAG is a genomic window of Odontesthes bonariensis isolate fOdoBon6 chromosome 4, fOdoBon6.hap1, whole genome shotgun sequence containing:
- the LOC142378526 gene encoding aminoacyl tRNA synthase complex-interacting multifunctional protein 1-like isoform X2; the encoded protein is MQADICEKMGRGEELSEFQRGNVVGCHLCKKSVREIAALLNLPRSTVSAVILRWKRGGITTALPRSGRPHKLKEEHRQLLEKVAQEKCLPSIKAIATEFQTASGANVSCSTVRRELHDMGFRGPVSSNDKPKGQKTSKKQAGLGPKDATVDVSRLDLRVGRIMTADLLPDAYSVYTQIDLGDVIPRTVVSKLAKHVPIAQMQNRLVVVLCNVQPALIGGVLNEGKIMCASSQDELEILDPPGGAAPGDRITFQGFPGVPDKELNPKKLVWELIQPDLRTDARCVATYREAAFEVAGKGVCTAQTMNESEIK
- the LOC142378526 gene encoding aminoacyl tRNA synthase complex-interacting multifunctional protein 1-like isoform X1 translates to MQADICEKMGRGEELSEFQRGNVVGCHLCKKSVREIAALLNLPRSTVSAVILRWKRGGITTALPRSGRPHKLKEEHRQLLEKVAQEKCLPSIKAIATEFQTASGANVSCSTVRRELHDMGFRGPVSSNDKPKAGQKTSKKQAGLGPKDATVDVSRLDLRVGRIMTADLLPDAYSVYTQIDLGDVIPRTVVSKLAKHVPIAQMQNRLVVVLCNVQPALIGGVLNEGKIMCASSQDELEILDPPGGAAPGDRITFQGFPGVPDKELNPKKLVWELIQPDLRTDARCVATYREAAFEVAGKGVCTAQTMNESEIK